Proteins from a genomic interval of Pseudoalteromonas aliena SW19:
- a CDS encoding chemotaxis protein CheW, producing the protein MNQDKLLSANKNADNDEILQWVTFKLEEETYGVNVMQVQEILRYTEIAPVPGAPSYVIGIINLRGNVVTVIDTRSRFGLDAADATDNSRILIIEAEEQVIGILADSVSEVVYLRSSEIDSAPNVGTEESAKFIQGVCNRDDELLILVDLNKLLSDDEWDELSDI; encoded by the coding sequence ATGAATCAAGATAAATTACTGTCAGCAAATAAAAATGCAGATAATGATGAAATATTACAGTGGGTTACATTTAAGCTAGAAGAAGAGACTTATGGCGTAAATGTAATGCAAGTGCAAGAAATATTGCGCTACACTGAAATTGCTCCAGTGCCTGGTGCGCCTTCTTACGTAATTGGTATTATTAATTTACGTGGTAATGTTGTAACCGTTATAGATACACGCTCTCGCTTTGGTTTAGATGCTGCAGATGCAACTGATAACTCTCGTATCTTAATCATTGAAGCTGAAGAACAAGTTATAGGTATTTTAGCCGATAGTGTCTCTGAAGTGGTTTATCTACGTAGTTCTGAAATAGACAGTGCACCAAATGTTGGTACTGAAGAAAGTGCTAAATTCATTCAAGGTGTGTGTAATCGTGATGATGAATTGCTGATTTTAGTCGATTTAAACAAATTGCTCAGCGATGATGAATGGGATGAGTTAAGCGATATATAA
- the ccmE gene encoding cytochrome c maturation protein CcmE, which produces MNPRRKKRLLVIIAVLFSIGGSIGLVLYALQENINLFYTPSELIDGKGPNKEKPYIGQKLRIGGMVVPGTVKRNEQSLQVSFKLIDTGPLVTVRYQGILPDLFREGQGIVAQGVLIEPNVIEAFEVLAKHDEEYMPAEVAEAVKGIKHEKPKYNLDSGN; this is translated from the coding sequence ATGAATCCAAGACGTAAAAAGCGCTTATTGGTAATCATTGCCGTACTGTTTAGTATTGGTGGCTCAATTGGTTTAGTGCTCTACGCACTTCAAGAAAATATAAACTTATTTTATACGCCAAGTGAACTTATTGACGGTAAAGGCCCTAACAAAGAAAAGCCATATATAGGTCAAAAGTTACGTATTGGCGGCATGGTTGTTCCAGGTACTGTTAAGCGTAATGAACAAAGTTTACAAGTAAGCTTTAAGTTAATTGATACTGGCCCACTGGTAACAGTACGTTATCAAGGTATTTTGCCTGATTTATTTCGTGAAGGGCAAGGCATTGTAGCGCAAGGCGTATTAATTGAGCCTAACGTAATAGAAGCATTTGAAGTGCTTGCAAAGCATGATGAAGAATATATGCCTGCAGAAGTTGCAGAGGCAGTTAAAGGTATTAAGCACGAAAAACCAAAATACAACTTAGATAGTGGTAATTAG
- a CDS encoding DUF2802 domain-containing protein translates to MLLLSIAIAALAIGLISLALIAALKSKQATELDSAMQQLKDTSEQTHILRSEVSELRTGLLSIGKRVLEVEQQNQELVLQQAAQKYDDPDAKIYSRAVKMVGLGADLDEVIRECELPRAEAELLFSLHKQKGA, encoded by the coding sequence ATGTTGTTACTTAGTATCGCAATTGCAGCGCTGGCGATTGGACTTATATCGTTAGCGCTAATTGCTGCATTAAAAAGCAAACAAGCAACTGAGCTTGATTCTGCTATGCAGCAACTTAAAGACACTTCAGAGCAAACTCATATTCTGCGAAGTGAAGTATCTGAATTACGAACCGGATTATTGAGTATTGGTAAACGAGTGCTTGAGGTTGAACAACAAAACCAAGAGTTAGTTTTACAACAAGCGGCTCAGAAATACGACGATCCAGATGCTAAAATTTATTCTCGTGCTGTAAAAATGGTTGGCTTAGGTGCCGATTTAGACGAGGTTATACGCGAATGTGAACTGCCTAGAGCTGAAGCAGAATTACTGTTTTCTTTGCATAAGCAAAAAGGCGCTTAG
- a CDS encoding heme lyase CcmF/NrfE family subunit, with product MIPEIGYFSLTLAMVLSVLLCIFPLWGAHTGNLRLMRAAPSLAIGQFAFVLISFAALIYASLTDDFTVSYVAYHSSSTLPWYYKITSTWGGHEGAILLWLVMQAGWTAVVAARSKSLPWVLRARVLGVLGFLGVGFMMYTLLLSSPFERLLPYFPVEGRDLNPLLQDPGMIIHPPLLYMGYVGLSVAFSFAIAALLTGKLDNTWAKWSRPWTMTAWGFLTLGITIGSWWAYSELGWGGWWFWDPVENASLMPWLVATALLHSLSVTEKRGVFKSWTVLLAIAAFSLSLLGTFIVRSGIIVSVHAFATDPDRGLFILAFFGIVVGGGLALYALRVSQVHSEGRYKLVSREVALWLNNIFLVVATLIVLLGTLLPMVHKEMGLGSISIGEPFFNKMFAIILVPFAILMGIGPFLRWKQNKWAFLQNKILMGVVSSVVITCAWLFSSYDLVKPLTLLATTLAVWIAISTGIDIYTKAAVHDTLKEGLKRLGVSYWAMVLGHIGIAFVIAGVTLTSAYSVERDVSMKQGDTVQLNQYEYRFDGVKTIRGPNYSGHAGVVSVLKNNELVTQLHAEKRKYDIGMQFMTEAAIDAGFTRDLYLALGEQLSQGAWSLRIYHKPFVRWMWIGGVLVSLAGFMILFDKRYRTSTKTARRAAAESVL from the coding sequence ATGATCCCAGAAATTGGTTATTTTTCTTTAACGCTTGCCATGGTGCTAAGCGTTTTGCTGTGTATTTTTCCTCTTTGGGGTGCGCATACCGGTAATCTTCGATTGATGCGCGCGGCTCCATCTTTAGCAATAGGGCAATTTGCTTTTGTTTTAATCTCTTTTGCTGCACTTATTTATGCCAGTTTAACGGATGATTTTACCGTATCGTACGTAGCCTACCATTCAAGTAGTACATTGCCTTGGTATTATAAAATCACCTCTACCTGGGGCGGTCATGAAGGGGCCATTTTACTATGGCTTGTAATGCAAGCGGGTTGGACAGCGGTAGTTGCTGCACGCTCCAAATCATTACCTTGGGTATTACGTGCGCGTGTATTGGGTGTGCTTGGCTTTTTAGGTGTGGGTTTTATGATGTACACCTTGCTGCTTTCAAGCCCATTTGAGCGTTTACTGCCTTATTTTCCGGTCGAAGGACGTGATTTAAACCCGTTACTTCAAGATCCCGGTATGATTATTCATCCGCCATTACTGTACATGGGTTATGTAGGGCTGTCGGTTGCTTTCTCTTTTGCTATTGCGGCATTGTTAACAGGTAAACTTGATAACACATGGGCTAAATGGTCACGCCCGTGGACAATGACTGCATGGGGCTTTTTAACTCTAGGAATAACAATTGGTAGCTGGTGGGCGTATTCAGAACTTGGCTGGGGCGGCTGGTGGTTTTGGGATCCGGTTGAAAACGCCTCGCTTATGCCATGGCTTGTTGCAACTGCATTACTGCACTCTTTAAGCGTGACTGAAAAACGCGGTGTGTTTAAATCGTGGACGGTATTACTCGCAATTGCTGCATTCTCTTTAAGTTTGCTGGGTACGTTTATTGTGCGCTCGGGTATTATTGTATCGGTGCATGCTTTTGCAACAGACCCTGATAGAGGTTTATTTATTCTCGCCTTTTTCGGCATCGTTGTAGGCGGTGGCTTAGCATTGTATGCGCTACGAGTATCGCAAGTGCACAGCGAAGGTCGATACAAGCTTGTATCTCGCGAAGTGGCATTATGGCTCAATAATATATTTTTAGTGGTTGCTACATTAATCGTACTACTGGGTACGCTATTACCTATGGTTCATAAAGAAATGGGCTTAGGCAGTATTTCTATCGGTGAACCGTTTTTTAATAAAATGTTTGCAATAATTTTAGTGCCGTTCGCTATTTTGATGGGAATAGGACCATTTTTACGTTGGAAGCAAAACAAATGGGCCTTTTTGCAAAACAAAATATTAATGGGTGTCGTGTCGAGTGTCGTGATCACCTGTGCTTGGTTATTCTCTAGTTACGATTTAGTAAAACCACTTACGCTCTTAGCTACAACGCTTGCAGTTTGGATTGCTATATCAACAGGGATTGATATTTACACCAAAGCAGCTGTGCACGATACCTTAAAAGAAGGCTTAAAACGCTTAGGTGTAAGTTACTGGGCCATGGTGCTTGGTCATATTGGTATTGCGTTTGTTATTGCGGGCGTAACGCTTACATCTGCTTACTCAGTTGAGCGTGATGTATCAATGAAGCAAGGTGATACGGTACAGCTTAATCAATACGAATATCGCTTTGATGGTGTTAAAACTATTCGAGGGCCAAATTACAGCGGACATGCGGGTGTTGTCTCAGTGCTTAAAAATAATGAACTTGTAACCCAATTACATGCTGAAAAACGCAAGTACGATATAGGTATGCAGTTTATGACTGAGGCGGCAATAGATGCTGGCTTTACACGTGATTTATACTTAGCGCTGGGTGAGCAATTAAGCCAAGGTGCATGGTCACTTAGAATTTATCATAAGCCATTTGTTCGTTGGATGTGGATTGGTGGTGTACTTGTATCGTTAGCAGGATTTATGATCTTGTTTGATAAGCGGTATCGTACATCGACGAAAACAGCTCGAAGAGCAGCTGCGGAGAGTGTTTTATGA
- the ccmA gene encoding cytochrome c biogenesis heme-transporting ATPase CcmA: protein MLHIKSVTCIKQERCLFADLNFSLNSGQIMQLAGPNGAGKTSLLRIIAGFSVPDEGVILYQEQPISKYYEEYARELLFIGHKTGVNTQLSAVENVRHWLHINGYINEPDLYPILAKLGLVGLEDVPVRTLSAGQQRRVALVRLWLSDAKLWVLDEPFTALDKSGVAFLQQRFTEHLQSGGAILLTTHQDLTTHFSNLQTVTLEYRH, encoded by the coding sequence TTGTTACACATTAAGTCCGTCACCTGCATCAAGCAAGAACGTTGTTTGTTTGCGGATCTTAATTTTAGCCTTAATAGCGGTCAAATCATGCAATTAGCGGGTCCTAATGGGGCTGGTAAAACGTCGCTATTGCGTATTATCGCAGGTTTTTCTGTGCCTGACGAAGGCGTTATTTTATACCAAGAACAACCGATATCTAAGTACTATGAAGAGTATGCCAGAGAGTTATTATTTATAGGCCATAAAACGGGTGTAAACACCCAGCTTAGCGCGGTTGAAAATGTTCGTCATTGGTTACATATAAATGGCTACATAAATGAGCCTGACTTATATCCTATTTTAGCGAAACTGGGTCTTGTTGGGCTTGAAGATGTACCTGTTAGAACGTTATCAGCAGGGCAACAGAGACGTGTTGCTTTAGTAAGGCTTTGGTTAAGCGATGCTAAATTATGGGTACTTGATGAGCCATTTACTGCACTTGATAAAAGCGGTGTCGCCTTTTTACAACAAAGATTTACTGAGCACTTGCAAAGCGGTGGTGCTATTTTGTTAACGACTCACCAAGACTTAACGACCCACTTTAGTAACTTACAAACGGTTACATTGGAGTATCGCCACTAA
- a CDS encoding heme ABC transporter permease, which yields MWKWLHPYAKAERAYQLCNTLLPYFAVVTVVSMIVGWVWGLGFAPADYQQKDSYRIIFIHVPSAILSMGAYSSMAIAAIVALVWQLRNAELAVIAIAPVGACVTAIALITGAAWGKPMWGAWWVWDARLTSELILLFLYLGVLSLYHAFEDKKSAGRAASILAIVGVINLPIIHFSVEWWNTLHQGASITKFNTNAVDPSMFWPLMVNILAFAAFVGTVTLIRLKNEILQREKHRPWVRTLLNKG from the coding sequence ATGTGGAAATGGTTACATCCCTATGCTAAAGCAGAGCGTGCATATCAGTTATGCAATACGTTACTGCCTTATTTCGCCGTAGTTACTGTAGTTAGTATGATTGTTGGATGGGTTTGGGGGCTTGGTTTTGCACCTGCCGATTATCAACAAAAAGATAGCTACCGTATCATCTTTATTCATGTTCCTTCTGCCATTTTATCAATGGGTGCTTACTCATCAATGGCTATTGCCGCTATTGTTGCACTTGTATGGCAACTAAGAAATGCAGAGCTTGCGGTTATTGCTATAGCACCAGTAGGTGCTTGCGTGACTGCAATAGCGCTCATTACTGGCGCTGCCTGGGGTAAACCTATGTGGGGTGCTTGGTGGGTGTGGGATGCACGTTTAACCTCTGAGCTTATTTTATTATTTTTATATTTGGGTGTGCTTTCGCTATACCACGCATTTGAAGATAAGAAATCAGCAGGACGTGCCGCGTCTATTTTAGCCATTGTTGGGGTGATCAACTTACCAATCATTCACTTTTCGGTTGAATGGTGGAATACATTGCACCAAGGCGCAAGCATTACAAAGTTCAATACAAATGCAGTTGACCCAAGTATGTTTTGGCCACTTATGGTTAATATTTTAGCCTTTGCTGCTTTTGTAGGAACAGTGACTTTAATTCGTCTTAAAAATGAAATTTTGCAACGCGAAAAGCATCGACCGTGGGTGCGTACGTTGTTAAATAAGGGGTAA
- the ccmD gene encoding heme exporter protein CcmD, which yields MQFDSFSDFIAMGGYGFYVWLSFGTCALILLGILVNSLRDTKRIMASVEQQIIREVRIKKAKQEQIS from the coding sequence ATGCAGTTTGACTCTTTTTCTGATTTTATTGCAATGGGGGGCTATGGGTTTTATGTATGGCTTTCTTTTGGTACATGCGCACTTATTTTGCTTGGTATTTTAGTCAACTCTTTAAGAGATACCAAACGTATTATGGCTTCTGTAGAGCAACAAATAATACGTGAAGTGCGAATTAAAAAAGCTAAACAGGAACAAATCTCATGA
- a CDS encoding cytochrome c-type biogenesis protein, translated as MKWLLLILSLFVSLGVFAQQDRYQFDNNEQAILFEELNKELRCPKCQNQNIADSDAVVAKDLRDKVLVLVKEGKSKDEVIDYMIDRFGYFVHYDPPVTPATLVLWVLPVLIVIIGFGFIVIRQRKASVKQTWSSDDEMLLAKLIDENKRQEQC; from the coding sequence ATGAAGTGGTTATTACTTATTCTTAGCCTTTTTGTAAGCTTGGGAGTGTTTGCACAGCAAGATCGCTACCAATTTGATAATAACGAACAAGCAATATTGTTTGAAGAGTTGAACAAAGAGCTGCGTTGCCCTAAGTGTCAAAATCAGAATATTGCTGACTCAGACGCTGTTGTTGCTAAAGATTTACGCGATAAAGTACTTGTGTTGGTTAAAGAAGGTAAAAGCAAAGACGAAGTAATTGATTACATGATCGATCGCTTTGGTTATTTTGTTCATTACGACCCACCAGTTACACCAGCTACGTTAGTGTTGTGGGTGTTACCTGTATTAATCGTAATTATCGGCTTTGGTTTTATTGTTATTCGCCAGCGAAAAGCATCAGTAAAACAAACGTGGAGCAGTGACGACGAAATGCTGCTAGCGAAGCTAATCGATGAAAATAAACGTCAGGAGCAATGCTAA
- a CDS encoding chemotaxis protein CheW yields MSKQLFANEKVMTQYLGALLRDDGPIDNLEPVAKLLEKIPNGTDQEQLQAKESNITEKTDEQIQSVVAPKPLPSEKVVTDNIIDVTDNTAAQLSEKPSQALKTQSQEDYFEGEFQALFFEVAGLTLAVPLKSLGGIHQLSEVNHLFGKPKWFKGVMLNRDEKLNVVDTARWVMPEKYDEKLEASLNYQYLITLGDSQWGLLAEKLINNITLSKEDVKWNTNKGKRPWLAGVIKEKMCALIDVDNLNALLEKGLDSRQ; encoded by the coding sequence ATGAGTAAGCAATTATTTGCTAATGAAAAAGTTATGACTCAATATTTAGGTGCATTGTTACGTGACGATGGGCCTATAGATAACTTAGAGCCAGTCGCAAAATTGCTTGAAAAAATACCTAATGGGACTGATCAAGAACAGTTACAGGCTAAAGAGAGCAATATAACTGAAAAGACTGATGAACAAATTCAATCAGTAGTAGCACCCAAGCCTTTACCGAGTGAAAAGGTTGTTACAGATAATATTATTGATGTAACAGATAATACCGCAGCGCAATTATCAGAAAAGCCTTCACAGGCACTGAAAACGCAAAGCCAAGAAGATTATTTTGAAGGCGAATTTCAGGCATTGTTTTTTGAAGTTGCAGGGTTAACGCTTGCTGTGCCATTAAAGTCACTGGGTGGAATTCATCAGTTAAGTGAAGTAAATCATCTGTTTGGTAAGCCAAAATGGTTTAAAGGCGTTATGCTTAACAGAGATGAGAAGCTAAATGTTGTTGATACTGCTCGTTGGGTCATGCCTGAAAAGTATGATGAAAAGTTAGAGGCATCTCTTAATTATCAATATTTAATCACGCTAGGCGATAGCCAGTGGGGATTATTGGCTGAAAAGTTAATAAATAACATTACATTGAGTAAAGAAGATGTAAAATGGAATACTAATAAAGGTAAGCGTCCATGGCTTGCCGGTGTTATTAAAGAAAAAATGTGTGCTTTAATAGATGTAGATAATTTAAATGCATTATTAGAAAAAGGCTTAGATAGTCGTCAGTAA
- a CDS encoding EscU/YscU/HrcU family type III secretion system export apparatus switch protein, with protein MSDVLNNKSAIGLLYETGSTPTISAKGFGELADEIVAAAKKKGIMIHEDAALAKTLSHLALGEEIPKELYYVIAELIAFSYVLRGQFPPGWKDFQGKLNIKA; from the coding sequence ATGAGTGATGTGCTTAATAACAAATCAGCTATCGGGCTTTTATACGAAACGGGTAGTACACCCACGATAAGTGCTAAAGGGTTTGGTGAATTAGCTGACGAAATAGTCGCTGCGGCCAAAAAGAAAGGAATTATGATCCACGAAGATGCTGCGCTTGCTAAAACATTATCACACTTGGCATTAGGAGAAGAAATCCCTAAAGAGCTTTACTATGTAATTGCGGAGCTAATTGCCTTTTCCTATGTATTAAGGGGGCAATTCCCGCCAGGTTGGAAGGACTTTCAAGGTAAGCTAAATATAAAAGCATAA
- the ccmB gene encoding heme exporter protein CcmB — protein MTRQHSYWLLFSAVFSKDVKLAFRQRAEIVNPILFFLIVISLFPLAIGPEPGLLARIAPGIIWVAALLSTMLGLDKLFRDDFNDGSLEQLIASSYPLSLTVLAKVAAHWVVTGLPLVLMTPLFALLLNLESTALTATVLTLLLGTPLLSFIGAIGAGLTVGLQKGGILMSLLVLPLYIPVLIFATSAIDTSSMSLDYSGQLAILGAMLLIAIISAPIAISSALKVSVS, from the coding sequence ATGACTCGTCAACACTCTTATTGGTTGCTCTTTAGTGCGGTATTTAGCAAAGATGTAAAGCTTGCATTTCGTCAGCGCGCCGAAATTGTAAACCCTATTTTGTTTTTCTTAATTGTAATTTCATTATTTCCGTTAGCAATAGGGCCTGAGCCAGGTCTATTAGCGAGAATAGCGCCAGGTATCATTTGGGTCGCTGCACTACTTTCTACTATGTTGGGTTTAGATAAGTTATTTAGAGATGATTTTAATGATGGCTCTCTTGAACAATTAATTGCGTCTTCTTATCCGTTATCACTCACTGTGCTTGCCAAAGTTGCCGCACACTGGGTAGTGACAGGTTTACCGCTGGTATTAATGACGCCGCTGTTTGCATTGTTGTTAAACCTAGAGAGTACGGCACTAACCGCGACTGTTTTAACATTGTTATTAGGCACACCACTGTTGAGCTTTATTGGCGCAATAGGCGCTGGGCTTACTGTGGGGCTACAAAAAGGGGGTATTTTGATGAGTTTACTCGTACTGCCTTTGTATATTCCTGTTTTGATTTTTGCAACGTCGGCTATCGATACCAGCTCTATGTCGCTGGATTATAGCGGGCAGCTTGCCATCCTTGGTGCTATGTTACTTATTGCTATTATTAGCGCACCAATTGCCATATCGTCAGCTTTAAAAGTGAGTGTAAGTTAA
- the fliK gene encoding flagellar hook-length control protein FliK — MNTPTQITLSNSLVINQSSNAQTNELSQLPDEVLAAKNIQFSKDSITLDVFIDKHWQTLRLGTTNVPQNLQKIASANIQLSPDGKQLNITPNSTTLTINQPAQLQRLLNYVSTGAEVESKPMAVQVMLSPTPKLVIDKLNASIAINKEVAQLLITEQPLKVIVSTNNKGAQINVINSFADTVHSQPLSQAKLTKLLAALLPNAQLQATPKLAILTHPQKSGSFTTPINNKQVSELPNIPIKVNLVNQADKLFIKTDTNNINVTLNNSFSKPFNELLLAQKNSDPEISLSTSSNKKMSPLLTQSSPIKSWLLHSFSDLKTRINDAVKYFEHKPFATESKQTIALAPELSKSDTPSAVINQQLKKINMTQNLDMLIKGIDGKTLTNATNILPKHFNQLPPLAQLTQLLKASVNIWQALPQHNQTLPVSNANNTDAHHFKNIISPESISRSQMLQPIEAKLLSPLLKLPDSIAATEKPVNSKSILNSQINNITSKIEKDSPDLTRLINQAFNRMVSSTNVHPVTIQREILTNIQPSILANDTLQSSFTKGLEQMAVSILAAPAINQSIVPVSLNNHTGLDALLQVLLPTFKTGNTSAKLLEQLQKPQVQALANELIQVKNTLNQVQVSMPNQHPDSNPLVQFLLPMKLPPEAAQTEITLGQYKKSSNDKLESKSVWFVRLNFDYAELGQLQITAELMDKALDCQLLASSQEITAIAHPHLDNLRSKLAKHGLQVGELNLKRGDTNHQAFDNSHAIINIKV; from the coding sequence ATGAATACGCCAACGCAAATCACATTATCTAATTCATTGGTTATCAATCAATCGAGCAATGCTCAAACGAATGAATTATCGCAATTACCTGATGAGGTACTTGCCGCTAAAAACATACAATTTTCGAAAGATTCGATTACGCTTGATGTATTTATTGATAAGCATTGGCAAACATTAAGGCTTGGCACTACCAACGTGCCTCAAAACTTACAAAAAATAGCCAGTGCTAACATACAGCTCAGCCCCGATGGCAAACAGCTCAACATTACGCCAAACAGTACAACACTGACCATAAACCAACCAGCTCAGTTGCAACGCTTATTAAATTATGTGAGCACAGGCGCCGAGGTAGAAAGCAAACCAATGGCTGTGCAAGTGATGTTATCCCCAACCCCAAAATTAGTCATTGATAAGCTCAACGCCAGTATTGCAATAAATAAAGAGGTAGCGCAGCTACTTATAACCGAGCAACCTTTAAAAGTAATTGTGAGTACTAACAACAAAGGCGCGCAGATAAATGTTATTAATAGCTTTGCTGATACAGTTCATTCGCAACCACTAAGTCAAGCAAAGCTCACTAAATTACTTGCAGCGCTACTACCTAATGCACAACTGCAAGCAACACCTAAACTAGCTATTTTAACTCACCCACAAAAGTCGGGTTCGTTTACAACGCCTATAAATAATAAACAAGTTAGTGAACTACCCAACATACCGATTAAAGTAAACTTAGTAAATCAGGCCGATAAGTTATTTATTAAAACCGATACTAATAATATAAACGTGACGCTTAATAATTCATTCTCCAAACCGTTTAACGAACTGCTTTTAGCGCAAAAAAATAGTGACCCTGAAATATCGCTCTCAACCTCGTCCAATAAAAAAATGAGTCCACTACTTACACAAAGCAGCCCAATAAAATCATGGCTGCTACATAGTTTTAGTGATTTAAAAACACGGATTAATGACGCAGTAAAATATTTTGAACACAAGCCGTTCGCAACAGAGTCAAAACAAACAATTGCATTGGCACCTGAATTATCTAAAAGTGACACTCCTAGCGCTGTTATTAATCAGCAATTAAAAAAAATAAATATGACACAAAACCTAGATATGCTAATCAAAGGCATTGACGGTAAAACCTTGACTAACGCAACAAATATTTTGCCAAAGCACTTTAATCAACTACCTCCTTTAGCACAATTAACTCAGCTCCTAAAAGCCAGTGTTAATATATGGCAGGCATTACCTCAGCATAATCAAACATTACCAGTCAGTAACGCCAATAATACTGATGCTCATCACTTTAAAAATATAATTTCACCAGAAAGTATTTCTCGCAGCCAAATGTTACAACCGATAGAAGCAAAGCTGCTTAGCCCTCTTTTAAAGCTACCTGACTCAATTGCTGCCACTGAAAAACCAGTGAACAGCAAATCAATTTTAAACAGCCAAATAAATAACATAACAAGCAAAATAGAAAAGGATTCACCAGATTTAACACGCCTTATTAATCAAGCTTTTAACCGTATGGTCTCAAGTACTAATGTGCATCCCGTGACTATTCAGCGTGAGATACTAACAAACATTCAACCCTCTATACTTGCTAATGACACGTTGCAAAGCAGTTTTACTAAAGGGCTAGAACAAATGGCGGTAAGCATTTTAGCGGCACCCGCTATCAATCAGTCAATCGTCCCTGTTAGCTTGAATAATCACACTGGCTTAGATGCATTATTGCAAGTATTGCTACCTACTTTTAAAACAGGTAACACGAGTGCTAAGCTGCTTGAGCAACTACAGAAACCTCAAGTTCAAGCTCTTGCAAACGAGCTGATACAAGTAAAAAACACGTTAAATCAGGTACAAGTTTCAATGCCAAATCAACATCCTGATTCAAATCCTTTAGTGCAATTTTTATTACCCATGAAACTTCCCCCTGAGGCCGCTCAAACAGAAATAACGCTAGGGCAATATAAAAAATCGAGTAACGATAAACTAGAGAGTAAAAGTGTATGGTTTGTCAGATTAAATTTTGACTATGCTGAATTGGGTCAATTACAGATCACTGCGGAGTTGATGGATAAAGCACTTGATTGCCAGTTACTCGCATCTAGCCAAGAAATTACAGCGATTGCTCATCCGCACCTAGATAACTTAAGATCAAAGCTTGCAAAGCATGGTTTGCAAGTAGGCGAACTTAATTTAAAGCGCGGTGATACTAATCATCAAGCATTTGATAATTCACATGCAATTATTAATATTAAGGTTTAA
- a CDS encoding redoxin family protein: MNRKVLAIAPLLVFAFVCVFLYQGLFANPREIQTGRLGQEMPAFNLPDLMQDNKQWTNESLKGEVYLLNVWGTWCPTCLAELGYLTKLREQGVKIVGLYYVQGYDADFDGPFNMQSLRTEVSDMLERAGDPYQFNILDLHRTLSLDLGVSGAPETFLVDKNGTILLHHTGDINPRVWRAKFAPIMQELK; this comes from the coding sequence ATGAACCGCAAAGTTTTAGCTATTGCGCCGCTTTTGGTGTTTGCTTTTGTCTGCGTATTTTTATACCAGGGACTTTTTGCCAATCCTCGTGAAATTCAAACAGGGCGATTAGGACAAGAAATGCCTGCATTTAATTTACCTGATTTAATGCAAGATAATAAACAGTGGACTAACGAGTCGTTAAAAGGTGAAGTTTACTTATTAAATGTATGGGGTACTTGGTGCCCAACCTGTTTAGCTGAACTTGGCTATTTAACTAAGTTACGTGAGCAAGGCGTTAAAATTGTCGGCCTTTATTACGTACAAGGTTATGACGCAGATTTTGATGGCCCGTTTAATATGCAATCACTTCGCACTGAAGTAAGCGATATGCTAGAGCGCGCAGGCGACCCGTATCAATTTAATATTTTAGATTTGCACCGCACTTTGTCGTTGGATTTAGGGGTGTCGGGTGCGCCTGAAACATTTTTAGTCGATAAAAACGGCACTATTTTATTGCATCACACCGGTGATATAAACCCGCGAGTATGGCGAGCTAAATTTGCGCCAATTATGCAGGAGCTTAAATAA